Genomic segment of Ostrinia nubilalis chromosome 10, ilOstNubi1.1, whole genome shotgun sequence:
GCCTATCAGTTAAGATAGTAATGAAaagattcaaatattttatatgaaattACTTTATTGAACATGTAAAATCCGTATTGACATGAGGAATGCTAATTCTCATTTACAAAATAACACAATGTAAAATTTCAGAGACAAATCACATCGAAAACCTACctagtaactaactaaaatacAACATACACATCAATTtcctaaataatataaattgctCAACACAAGTAAAACCTGTGCTGCCTGTTCTTAGATTTAAgtttggtaccatttaaaagcaaTGCAATTTACAATGAGAAGAGGTAGGTTTAATTAACAATTAGTCATTACATCCATGAAATAGTCTCTAATTTTACATGTTGGTTTAGTTTTACCAAAACTGTTATGTCCCAAGAATTCAGACAAACACTGACACAAATACAATATGGCATATTCATTCAAAGCAcagctttaaaataaaacattacagcAAAAATTGGGAGAGCTGCAGACATACAAGTTTTGATGAAACCAATAAGGTACATCTCAGATGTGAGCATCCAGTAGTCACAGCGAACTTAACGAGGGAGGGCTAACTGTACAATTCCCCGGTGTATACATGCTAACacttaaacattattttttttgagGCTTAGAAATCTAGACCCTAGCCTGTGGTGAAACTTTCCAAACTCTGCCAGTTATCTTACATCTATCATTACATTATCAATACTACAAAAACTAAGTAGTACAATAACACAGCAAAACATTCAACAATTTCATTAAAAGAGACCAAAAACATTTGTTGCAATAAATGGATCTGTTGATCATGTTACAAATCAATAAAATCAAGTGTAAAATATTAGAATAGCAAACTGTGGATCCGTTTGTACAGACTTTGGAAAGTCAGTCCATTTTtactttgtaataaattaagtcCAAGTAAATTATTCAATATGAACAGAATTTTAGCTCCTGGGAGATCATTCGCTTTCTTCCTCCTCCTCCTCATCGCCTTCCTCGTCGTCAGACTCTTCCTTCTTCTTCTTGGCCTTCTGCAGAAAGAAAGCACGGCATTAGTAGACTGTTCAAGACTCAATGAAGATGAAAAGCTTAAGATAATTATGGTTATACTTACAGCAGGTGCTGTCGCTTTCTTGCCCTTCTTCCCTCGCTTTTGTGCCTTCTTGCCGCCTCCTTCACCACCACCTCCATTGGCATTATATGACTCTAGATCTTTTGTGTACTGCTCCTTGGCTTCCGCTGCTTTTTCCTCCCAGACCTGCGGTAAACAAGACGGTTAGCATGGGCGTCCTAAACAAAGGAATAACATGGCCAAAACTATGCAAATATACTCACACTCTTGTCTTTCATTGACCTCCATATTTCTCCACCTTTTTTGGCGATTTCCGTGACTTTTAAGCCAGGATTATCGGCTTTTATCTGTTCTCTTGCACTGTTGAGCCATAGCATGTAGGCTGACATTGGACGCTTGGGCTTGTCCgtcattttaacttttttcctGCAAATAATCATTAAAACATCAAGAAAATGCAAGGCAACAGGTTATGAGAACCATGCTTCACTCTAAAACGAGTGTTAGCAAACGCTTGCCTCGCCGTGTTACAACTAGGGCGGCATTTTGGCGGGAAACGCATTTACGGCTCTCTCATTACTAAATACACAATTCCAATAAAAAGATCAGTTAAATCTACATAATATCAATCAAAAACATGACCTAAAACAAGTAATAATCACGAAATTAGTTATCGCCCCATATAACGAGTTCGATGGCCTAGGCTTGGCTTGTACGAGCCATTTTGTTTTCACGTATTGTGTTGAAAATACGCAATAAGCAAATATGACATAATTGCCAAATAATCCCGTGATTATTGATCTAAAAGTTGTAGAAGAACTGTTTCAGACCTCCAATGGAAAAGATccgagaaattaattatttaaaataaggcGTCCTTCGCCATACCCACGCTTACTAAGGAAAGTACGACGAAGCCTATAGCCATGTTTGAACGCCAATTCCAACGTGGAACGAAAATTAATTTCACAAATTACGTCGCAGTATACAcgaataaacataaaataacacTTGACTTTGATTAGaaaattgatttgacttacctgatggcaaaaattttgaaataatttttgaaCTGGTACACAACCAAACTGTAGACGTAGAGAACCAGAAGAAATGTATGGAGCTCGAAGCAAATGTTCCCAGTGCAAGCTAGCTTGGGGTCGGCTCGCGTCGGACCTACAGCGCCATCTACGTCGCCTGTGATTGGCCAAGTTTCCCACTACTACCAACCGTATAAACGCAATGAAGCATCGTGTAATACGTATATCCGTGACGTATTGACCCCCTCTTCCAAACGAATATAGACTTTATGTCCTAAGAGATAAAGTAAATATTGTAATACCGATTCTTTTTCCATACATTTACTTCGTAAAGTGATAAAGTCGAATTTCTTTGAAAATAAGGCGAGAAAACCCCTGGAATTTAAGATTTAGGCAATTCTAaacccaaataaatatttacaatcaATATCTTACCTAAGTTTATTTAAGAAGTATATCAAAAAATGACCCAGTCATACAGAGGCTCCCCATACCAGACTACGAACAAAATTAACTCGCGCCTTTATTTTGAATGCCGCCAACGTTTAATTCGAAAACGTAAAAGCGCGGCAAACGTTAGCGCGAAAGGGACGCCAATAAAACATAGCGCTTGTTGAATGGCAGGCAGGCACGTTTGTTTACGATTTGATATTTCGAGGGGCCTGagaaatagtttttattccTTTTGGGATAAGGGTGTGATGTTCTTAGCACCT
This window contains:
- the LOC135075269 gene encoding high mobility group protein D, giving the protein MTDKPKRPMSAYMLWLNSAREQIKADNPGLKVTEIAKKGGEIWRSMKDKSVWEEKAAEAKEQYTKDLESYNANGGGGEGGGKKAQKRGKKGKKATAPAKAKKKKEESDDEEGDEEEEEESE